A window of the Polaribacter sp. HaHaR_3_91 genome harbors these coding sequences:
- a CDS encoding SusC/RagA family TonB-linked outer membrane protein, whose protein sequence is MKKRNLRLFTFFLICLLSANIYAQQQVKGVISDTNQILLPGVSVVLKGTTTGVTSDFDGNYNITVPNNNSILVFSYLGMATQEVNVGSKTNINVTLEESSEALDGIVVTALGISREKKSLGYSVAEVSGDDMTTVTQENALNALNGRVAGVQINATGGAGSTVSVILRGASSLTTDNQPLYVVDGVPLSSGLTNIGSIGGGVEVDYGGGISDINPDDIANVSVLKGPSAAALYGARGGNGVILITTKSGKKNKGLGISFSSSNVYEIPYKFIEKSTLFANGSRPNPNTTQIDETSSGWVGPELDKGLSAIQWPYSDQEIATGVGVAKPLISRGANNAKNFFENSFTSTNTVSIENSTDRMNYRISYTNMQHEGFIPNSDLYRHNFGINSSFDVNDKLKINSSIKYTISGADNRPSTTDRGANPLQALYDINSHIDILDMKDYWLVEGVSQNAPYNFGDDPSQFEFNNPYFLANEINNGFKRKRLMGNIQADYQFTDKLSLMTRFAYNDTHEVRETKISSGFNDEPNGAYGLSNINGVETNVDFLLTYQDKLNENFDYSLSAGGNRRDLNNNSSSAQTKNGGSGLVVPNLFTLSNIASDNISYGSSSSKKRVNSLYALGNISFKNTVFIDASVRNDWSSTLPENNNSFLYPSVSSSILLDKIFNMGNDVSLFKLRVGWAQAGNDTSAYNLYSVLSNSGDWGAASQLSVSAALKNDEIKPEINTSTEYGVDLSLFRNKITLDFTYYESDNKNQIFQKSLPISSGATSKLFNAGNLNSKGFEASLGSVLVKNDDLRWNMNLTFTTNKTIITELAPGTDYVSFWSEARNGAYTWVGEEIGQLVDRAFVRVEDENSPYYGWPLLDDEGWDSDDRTLSDADGNRVAPVTGNYNPDFKMGLQTSITYKNWNLSMNFDWRKGGQFVSQTYRYSESDVQTSRWLDKVHDLSNVNDIPAYIRENSDIFLSPNGEFYPLVGGPTAEYGGFPYDGLNDGVFLPGVMGYYDDSGNFVATQENLGGEGTQYHSYGDNYPWSYSKAATFDADYLKLRQISIGYTFPREVSEKMGMNNLSLSLFSRNIILWTKAGINIDPESAFQSSGSGMAQGVERYNIQPWSIPVGFKLNASF, encoded by the coding sequence ATGAAAAAAAGAAACTTAAGGCTTTTTACCTTCTTTTTAATATGCTTGTTATCTGCAAACATATATGCACAACAACAAGTTAAAGGAGTTATAAGCGACACTAATCAAATACTCTTACCAGGAGTATCTGTTGTTTTAAAAGGAACAACTACCGGAGTAACTTCCGATTTTGATGGTAATTATAATATTACTGTTCCTAACAACAATTCAATACTTGTATTTTCATATTTAGGTATGGCAACACAAGAAGTTAATGTTGGTAGTAAAACAAATATCAACGTTACCTTAGAAGAATCTTCAGAAGCGTTAGATGGTATTGTTGTTACCGCACTTGGAATTTCTAGAGAGAAAAAATCATTAGGGTATTCCGTTGCTGAAGTATCTGGAGATGATATGACAACTGTAACACAAGAAAATGCATTAAACGCATTAAATGGTAGAGTTGCAGGTGTGCAAATTAATGCTACCGGAGGTGCTGGTTCTACTGTAAGTGTAATTTTACGTGGTGCTTCTTCATTAACTACAGATAACCAACCTTTATATGTTGTAGATGGTGTTCCTTTAAGTAGTGGACTTACCAACATTGGAAGTATTGGTGGCGGTGTAGAGGTAGATTATGGTGGTGGTATTAGTGATATTAATCCTGATGATATTGCAAACGTATCTGTTTTAAAAGGGCCTAGTGCTGCTGCACTATATGGAGCAAGAGGTGGTAATGGTGTTATTTTAATTACTACAAAATCAGGTAAAAAAAATAAAGGTTTAGGCATTTCTTTTAGTTCTAGTAATGTCTACGAAATCCCTTATAAATTTATCGAAAAATCTACACTTTTTGCCAACGGTAGTAGACCAAACCCTAATACAACACAAATAGACGAAACTTCTTCTGGTTGGGTTGGTCCTGAATTAGACAAAGGTTTAAGTGCTATTCAATGGCCATATTCAGATCAAGAAATAGCTACGGGAGTTGGTGTAGCAAAACCATTAATTTCTAGAGGTGCCAACAATGCTAAAAATTTCTTTGAAAATTCATTTACTTCTACAAATACTGTTTCTATAGAAAATAGTACAGACAGAATGAATTATAGAATATCTTATACCAATATGCAACATGAAGGTTTTATTCCAAATTCTGATTTGTATAGACATAATTTTGGTATCAATAGTAGTTTTGATGTTAATGACAAATTAAAAATTAACTCAAGTATAAAATATACTATTTCTGGTGCAGATAATCGCCCTTCTACAACAGACAGAGGTGCAAACCCTTTACAAGCACTATATGATATTAATAGCCATATAGATATTCTTGACATGAAAGATTATTGGTTAGTAGAGGGCGTTAGCCAAAATGCACCCTATAATTTTGGGGATGATCCTTCTCAATTTGAATTTAACAACCCTTATTTTTTGGCCAATGAAATAAATAATGGGTTTAAAAGAAAAAGATTGATGGGTAATATTCAAGCCGATTATCAATTTACAGACAAACTTTCTTTAATGACTCGTTTTGCTTATAATGATACTCATGAAGTAAGAGAAACTAAAATATCTAGCGGTTTTAATGATGAACCTAATGGTGCTTACGGATTATCTAACATAAATGGTGTAGAAACAAATGTCGATTTTTTACTTACTTATCAAGATAAATTAAACGAAAATTTTGATTACAGCTTATCCGCTGGAGGTAACAGAAGAGATTTAAATAATAATTCATCATCTGCGCAAACTAAAAATGGAGGTTCTGGTTTAGTGGTTCCTAACTTATTTACATTATCTAATATAGCCTCAGATAATATTAGCTATGGTAGTTCTTCATCTAAAAAACGTGTAAATAGTTTGTATGCTTTAGGTAATATTAGTTTTAAAAATACTGTATTTATAGATGCGAGTGTTAGAAACGATTGGTCTAGCACTTTACCTGAAAATAATAATAGCTTTTTGTACCCTTCAGTTTCATCAAGTATTTTATTAGATAAGATTTTTAATATGGGTAACGATGTATCTTTATTTAAGCTGCGTGTAGGTTGGGCACAAGCAGGTAATGATACAAGTGCTTATAATTTATACTCTGTTTTAAGCAATTCTGGAGACTGGGGAGCTGCTTCACAATTATCTGTAAGTGCTGCTTTAAAAAATGATGAAATTAAACCAGAAATTAATACATCTACAGAATACGGTGTTGATCTATCACTTTTTAGAAATAAAATAACATTGGATTTCACGTATTATGAATCTGATAACAAAAACCAAATCTTTCAAAAATCATTACCAATTTCTTCTGGTGCTACAAGTAAACTATTTAATGCTGGTAATTTAAACAGTAAAGGGTTTGAGGCAAGCTTAGGAAGTGTTTTAGTTAAAAATGATGATCTACGTTGGAATATGAATTTAACATTTACGACCAACAAAACCATTATTACAGAATTAGCTCCAGGCACAGATTATGTTTCTTTTTGGTCTGAAGCAAGAAATGGTGCCTATACTTGGGTTGGTGAAGAAATTGGTCAGCTAGTAGATAGAGCATTTGTTCGTGTAGAAGATGAAAATTCGCCTTACTACGGATGGCCTTTGTTAGATGATGAAGGATGGGATAGTGACGATAGAACTTTATCTGATGCAGACGGAAATAGAGTGGCTCCTGTTACTGGTAATTATAATCCTGATTTTAAAATGGGATTACAAACTTCTATCACGTATAAAAACTGGAATTTATCAATGAATTTTGATTGGAGAAAAGGTGGACAATTTGTTTCTCAAACGTACCGTTATTCAGAATCTGATGTACAAACTTCAAGATGGCTAGATAAAGTTCATGACTTAAGCAACGTCAATGATATACCTGCTTACATTAGAGAAAATTCTGATATATTTTTATCACCAAACGGAGAATTCTATCCACTTGTTGGTGGACCTACTGCAGAGTATGGTGGTTTCCCTTATGATGGTTTAAATGATGGAGTATTTTTACCTGGAGTAATGGGGTATTATGATGACAGTGGTAATTTTGTAGCTACTCAAGAAAACCTAGGTGGAGAAGGTACACAATACCATTCTTATGGAGACAATTATCCTTGGAGCTATTCTAAAGCAGCAACTTTTGATGCAGATTACTTAAAACTTAGACAAATTTCTATTGGATATACTTTTCCTCGTGAAGTGTCAGAAAAAATGGGTATGAACAATTTATCGCTTTCATTATTTAGCCGTAATATTATTTTATGGACAAAAGCAGGCATCAATATAGATCCAGAAAGTGCTTTTCAAAGTTCAGGATCAGGAATGGCACAAGGTGTAGAACGATACAACATTCAACCATGGTCAATTCCTGTTGGTTTTAAACTAAACGCAAGTTTTTAA
- a CDS encoding AraC family transcriptional regulator, with amino-acid sequence MHSIGFWNNSHTMHFVFEKIFVPSNHTFISRELPLSPNKKIHSHKNFEINYVTSGKGRRIIGDHISNFEKGDLVLIGSDLPHCWDLQNSDHNESPTCIVTHFSENVFNFDFFKIPELKQVELLLKEASNGIRFKVKDDVEIHKTLIEMVKTDGLEYYIKLLKLFEYLIKIEDREQLSNPTNKKTAFSKNVDKIDKVYEYVFLNIKEGINLDEASAVLNMAPSSFCRFFKKKTGLTFMEYVKNVKVGIATKLLAETDKQIAEICYESGYNNLANFNLYFKAKMGKTPSNYRKYFRH; translated from the coding sequence TTGCATAGTATTGGATTCTGGAATAATAGCCATACTATGCATTTTGTTTTTGAAAAAATATTTGTACCAAGCAACCATACTTTTATATCAAGAGAGTTGCCTTTATCGCCAAATAAGAAAATTCATTCACATAAAAACTTTGAAATAAATTATGTTACTTCTGGCAAAGGAAGAAGAATAATTGGTGATCATATTTCTAATTTTGAAAAAGGAGACCTCGTACTTATAGGATCTGATTTACCTCATTGTTGGGATTTACAGAATAGTGATCATAACGAATCTCCAACTTGTATTGTGACGCATTTTTCTGAAAATGTTTTTAATTTTGATTTTTTTAAAATCCCAGAATTAAAGCAAGTGGAATTATTATTAAAAGAAGCAAGTAATGGAATTCGTTTTAAAGTTAAAGATGATGTAGAAATACATAAAACTTTAATAGAAATGGTAAAAACGGATGGTTTAGAATACTATATTAAACTGTTGAAATTATTTGAATATCTTATTAAAATAGAAGATAGAGAGCAACTGTCTAATCCTACAAATAAAAAGACTGCTTTTTCTAAAAATGTAGATAAAATAGATAAGGTATACGAATATGTTTTTTTAAATATTAAAGAAGGAATTAATTTGGATGAAGCATCTGCAGTTTTAAATATGGCTCCAAGTTCTTTTTGTCGATTTTTTAAAAAGAAAACAGGACTTACTTTTATGGAATATGTAAAAAATGTAAAAGTTGGTATTGCTACAAAATTGTTGGCTGAAACGGATAAACAAATAGCTGAAATCTGTTATGAAAGTGGCTATAATAATTTAGCTAATTTTAACCTTTATTTTAAAGCAAAAATGGGGAAAACACCATCTAATTATCGTAAATATTTTAGACATTAG
- a CDS encoding carboxypeptidase-like regulatory domain-containing protein produces MNSQTISGKIISLNSSNPIEKAALLTDKKSGSTSDELGNYTLNLDNVKIITISCLGYQPKTITKRQLINNHYVVNLQEDVNLLDEFQLNLTKVTLDSLLIKTAKNMKENYLSSPVKQDVYAIENQNLDFKKLEFELNSSSLLSRKKRKLAEKELMQFADNLQEKNPAFGTEFKATVLNKKFYSEERKKEVDSYEVTAIQGFKKIDIGNGVTLENITERLQNVVLKHLNSKNTYKVKSGLFKLEDSLSMAETARVTDSISKDNTFSDYNQSYPLRNIKYRTVFFKASNQKNFLDQKYYEHQLEENEILGTKKYYVVSFIPNKSKSKYSGKMYIDPADFFIKKIAYQYADGKRGQHLNLKFLFGIKFSENQHHVTVFYEKNKDDKIYTSYIKETKTNYAYIDRPIKFIENAKDKNKVKFNVKVEINVSEDRETFVNNITDFDADSFKKKTKEEIKEAYKKRTTYMTKEAYDASNWKNKVLIRQYLEQYN; encoded by the coding sequence ATGAACTCTCAAACAATTTCAGGTAAAATCATCAGTCTAAATTCTTCAAATCCAATTGAGAAAGCAGCACTTTTAACAGACAAAAAATCTGGTTCGACTTCAGATGAATTAGGTAATTATACTTTAAACTTAGATAACGTAAAAATTATTACTATTTCTTGCTTAGGCTATCAACCAAAAACCATTACAAAAAGGCAACTAATAAATAATCATTACGTAGTAAACTTACAAGAAGACGTAAATCTACTCGATGAATTTCAACTAAACTTAACCAAAGTTACTTTAGATAGCTTATTGATAAAAACAGCTAAAAACATGAAAGAAAACTATCTTTCATCACCTGTAAAACAAGATGTATATGCTATTGAAAATCAAAATTTAGATTTTAAAAAACTAGAATTCGAGTTAAATTCTAGTTCACTTTTAAGTAGAAAAAAAAGAAAATTAGCAGAAAAAGAATTAATGCAATTTGCTGATAATCTTCAAGAAAAAAATCCTGCTTTTGGTACAGAATTTAAAGCAACTGTTTTAAATAAAAAATTCTATTCTGAAGAACGAAAAAAAGAAGTAGATTCTTACGAAGTAACCGCTATTCAGGGGTTTAAAAAAATAGATATAGGAAACGGTGTAACCCTAGAAAACATAACGGAAAGGCTGCAAAACGTCGTTTTAAAACATTTGAATTCTAAAAACACATATAAAGTAAAATCTGGACTTTTTAAACTAGAAGACTCATTGTCTATGGCGGAAACAGCTAGAGTTACAGATTCAATATCAAAAGACAATACTTTTAGTGATTACAACCAAAGTTATCCACTTAGAAATATAAAATATAGAACTGTATTTTTTAAAGCTTCTAATCAAAAGAATTTTCTTGATCAGAAATATTATGAACATCAATTAGAAGAAAATGAAATATTAGGCACTAAAAAGTATTATGTTGTTTCATTTATTCCTAACAAATCAAAATCTAAATATTCGGGTAAAATGTATATTGATCCTGCAGATTTCTTTATCAAAAAAATAGCATACCAATATGCTGATGGAAAACGTGGACAACATTTGAATTTAAAGTTTTTATTTGGAATCAAATTTTCTGAAAACCAACATCATGTAACTGTTTTTTATGAAAAAAATAAAGATGATAAAATATACACTTCCTACATAAAAGAAACCAAAACGAACTACGCATACATAGATAGACCTATAAAATTTATAGAAAATGCCAAAGATAAAAACAAGGTAAAATTTAATGTTAAAGTAGAAATAAACGTCAGTGAAGACAGAGAAACCTTTGTAAATAATATCACCGATTTTGATGCTGATAGCTTTAAAAAGAAGACCAAAGAAGAAATTAAAGAAGCCTATAAAAAAAGAACTACTTATATGACTAAAGAAGCTTATGACGCTTCTAATTGGAAAAATAAAGTTTTAATTCGTCAATATTTAGAACAATATAATTAA
- a CDS encoding glycerophosphodiester phosphodiesterase family protein, whose amino-acid sequence MKKVILLNKNFLFLILLLLKLSVFAQADSLPLKGICAHRGANKTHPENTIAAFKEAIRLGVQMIEFDVQLTQDNKLVIMHDATVNRTTNGFGKVSELTLTEIRELDGGSWKAEKFNGEKVPTLQEVLRIMPQNIWLNIHLKGDRRVGVETAKMVMAENRVQQSVIACGKKAAKGVNSVSKNMKICNMERSTSRVSYIDQTIKKNFAFLQIKNSRDDVNMLRDLKKLKQNGVRVNYFHSEKKEQVKELLDAGVDFILTDNLAEMLEAFSLIK is encoded by the coding sequence ATGAAGAAGGTTATACTATTAAATAAGAATTTTTTATTCTTGATATTACTCTTGTTGAAACTATCTGTTTTTGCACAAGCAGATAGTTTACCTCTAAAAGGTATTTGTGCACATCGTGGAGCGAATAAGACACATCCAGAGAATACAATTGCCGCTTTTAAAGAAGCCATACGTTTAGGAGTTCAAATGATAGAGTTTGATGTACAATTAACACAAGATAATAAACTTGTGATCATGCATGATGCTACTGTAAATAGAACAACAAATGGTTTTGGAAAAGTATCTGAGTTAACTTTAACTGAAATTAGAGAATTAGATGGAGGTAGTTGGAAAGCTGAAAAGTTTAATGGGGAAAAAGTACCAACTCTACAAGAAGTTCTTAGAATAATGCCACAAAACATATGGTTAAATATTCATTTAAAAGGAGACAGAAGGGTAGGTGTAGAAACGGCTAAAATGGTAATGGCAGAAAATAGAGTTCAACAATCTGTAATTGCATGTGGAAAAAAGGCGGCTAAAGGAGTAAATAGCGTAAGTAAAAACATGAAGATTTGTAATATGGAACGTTCAACTTCTCGTGTTTCTTATATCGACCAAACCATCAAAAAAAACTTTGCATTTCTTCAAATAAAAAATAGTAGAGATGATGTAAACATGTTACGCGACCTAAAAAAACTAAAGCAAAATGGTGTTCGTGTAAATTATTTTCATTCAGAAAAAAAAGAGCAAGTGAAAGAATTACTAGATGCTGGGGTAGATTTTATTTTGACTGATAATTTGGCAGAAATGTTAGAAGCTTTTTCCTTAATAAAATAA
- a CDS encoding SusD/RagB family nutrient-binding outer membrane lipoprotein produces the protein MKFIKNIVILFLLIPTLLIVSCDSNLVEINENPNGIEPNLADPNLLMSTVMTGLATSTTSRGYAGDTGAASQFIQKDSWSDNRYDWATGSIWSTNYNLLRTNKVANDQAVALGLDFHEGVTLILKSMLFGNLTDYYGDIPYSDALHGNILNGEKPAYDTQEAVYKGIIADLETASTLLEGSNFENVDASQDVFYAGDASKWQKLANSLALRYYMRLSEKLPSFSQDGVTKTLLKPLISSIDNELSLSYIGGITSQSWPESGQFGSASEFYRVKPCTTITDKLKEFNDPRIAVWFAPVVTPTKVVPADEIPGGGDIAEQDGIRYINEDTLEENGYAIYSSNTYAADIEAGKTLIDTSSVYVGLPVAVSNADPYTYNLNTEGSRGGTNSYVSRMNEVFNLKEDGGNLLKARLFSYAEISFLKAEAAVRGWGSDAETNYLEGIKASLEVWGLADNYNEYITNSGVAFDGSLEIIMQQKWIANMFNGDEAYLDWRRTGFPSLNAGPLAREDVMPLRFVYPSDEINNNTSNNAVGVASLEETPYSNTDSNDSPYAKPWIVQDVTKPW, from the coding sequence ATGAAATTTATAAAAAATATAGTAATTTTATTTCTATTGATTCCAACTTTGCTTATCGTTTCTTGCGATAGTAATTTGGTAGAAATAAATGAGAATCCAAATGGAATTGAGCCTAATTTGGCAGACCCCAATTTATTAATGAGTACGGTAATGACAGGGCTTGCAACAAGTACAACTTCTAGAGGTTATGCTGGAGACACCGGAGCTGCATCACAGTTTATACAAAAAGATTCTTGGTCTGACAACAGATATGATTGGGCTACAGGATCTATTTGGTCTACTAATTACAACTTACTACGCACTAACAAAGTAGCCAATGACCAAGCTGTAGCATTAGGTTTAGATTTTCATGAAGGGGTAACTTTAATACTAAAATCGATGTTATTTGGTAATCTTACCGATTATTATGGAGACATTCCTTATTCAGATGCTTTACACGGAAATATTTTAAACGGAGAAAAACCAGCTTATGATACACAAGAAGCTGTTTACAAAGGCATTATTGCAGATTTAGAAACAGCGTCTACCCTTTTAGAAGGAAGTAATTTTGAAAATGTTGACGCATCTCAAGATGTTTTTTACGCTGGAGATGCTTCTAAATGGCAAAAATTAGCGAACTCCTTAGCACTACGTTATTATATGCGTTTATCAGAAAAATTACCAAGTTTTTCTCAAGATGGTGTAACAAAAACACTTTTAAAACCATTAATAAGTAGCATTGATAATGAATTATCTCTTAGCTATATTGGAGGTATTACGAGTCAATCTTGGCCAGAAAGCGGGCAATTTGGTTCTGCTTCAGAATTTTATAGAGTAAAGCCTTGCACTACGATTACAGACAAATTAAAAGAATTTAACGACCCTAGAATTGCCGTTTGGTTTGCTCCTGTTGTAACCCCTACTAAAGTTGTACCAGCAGATGAAATTCCTGGAGGTGGTGATATTGCAGAACAAGACGGTATCCGTTATATTAACGAAGATACCTTAGAAGAAAATGGTTATGCAATCTACTCATCAAACACTTATGCAGCAGATATAGAAGCAGGCAAAACACTTATTGATACAAGTAGCGTTTACGTAGGTTTACCAGTAGCTGTAAGTAATGCCGATCCATATACATACAATCTAAATACTGAAGGTTCTAGAGGAGGTACAAATAGTTACGTTTCTAGAATGAATGAAGTATTTAATCTAAAAGAAGATGGAGGAAACTTATTAAAAGCAAGGTTGTTTTCGTATGCAGAAATATCGTTTTTAAAAGCAGAAGCAGCCGTAAGAGGTTGGGGATCGGATGCCGAAACTAATTATTTAGAAGGAATAAAAGCTTCTTTAGAAGTGTGGGGACTCGCGGACAATTATAATGAATACATAACCAATTCAGGAGTTGCCTTTGATGGTAGTTTAGAAATAATTATGCAACAAAAATGGATTGCAAATATGTTTAATGGTGATGAAGCATATTTAGATTGGAGAAGAACAGGTTTTCCATCTTTAAATGCTGGTCCTTTAGCTAGAGAAGATGTCATGCCATTAAGGTTTGTGTATCCTAGTGATGAAATAAATAACAACACATCAAATAATGCTGTTGGAGTTGCTTCCTTAGAAGAAACTCCGTATAGCAATACCGATTCTAATGATAGCCCTTATGCTAAACCATGGATTGTACAAGATGTTACAAAACCTTGGTAA
- the ychF gene encoding redox-regulated ATPase YchF has translation MKAGIVGLPNVGKSTLFNCLSNAKAQSANFPFCTIEPNLGVVNVPDTRLEKLEELVVPERVQPATVEIVDIAGLVKGASKGEGLGNQFLANIRETDALLHVIRCFDNDNIIHVDNSIDPVRDKETIDIELQLKDLEAVEKRLERVKRTAKTGNKEAQAELVVLLKIEETLLKGVSVRTLDFTEKEMEFVQPLQFITLKPVLYVCNVDEGSAVSGNAYVEKIREAVKDENAEVIVLAVGTEADITELDDYEERQMFLADIGLEEAGVSRLVRSAYKLLNLQTYFTAGVKEVRAWTIPIGSTAPQAAGVIHTDFEKGFIRAETIAYEDFATYGSEAKVKEAGKMKVEGKEYVVKDGDIMHFRFNV, from the coding sequence ATGAAAGCCGGAATTGTAGGATTACCAAACGTAGGAAAATCAACTTTATTTAACTGTTTATCAAATGCAAAAGCGCAAAGTGCAAACTTTCCTTTTTGTACCATAGAACCAAATTTAGGAGTTGTAAACGTGCCAGATACACGTTTAGAGAAATTAGAAGAATTAGTTGTTCCAGAAAGAGTTCAGCCTGCTACTGTAGAGATTGTAGATATTGCTGGTTTGGTAAAAGGAGCAAGTAAAGGAGAAGGTTTAGGAAATCAGTTTTTAGCAAATATTCGTGAAACAGATGCTCTTTTACATGTAATTCGTTGTTTTGATAATGATAATATTATACATGTAGATAATTCTATAGATCCTGTTAGAGACAAAGAAACAATAGATATTGAACTGCAATTAAAAGATTTAGAAGCTGTAGAAAAACGTTTAGAGCGTGTAAAGAGAACAGCTAAAACTGGTAATAAAGAAGCGCAAGCAGAATTAGTAGTTTTACTTAAAATTGAAGAAACTTTATTAAAAGGTGTTTCTGTAAGAACTTTAGATTTTACAGAAAAAGAAATGGAATTTGTACAACCATTACAGTTTATCACTTTAAAACCAGTGTTATATGTTTGTAATGTTGATGAAGGTTCTGCCGTTTCTGGAAATGCATATGTAGAAAAAATTAGAGAGGCTGTAAAAGATGAAAATGCAGAAGTTATTGTATTAGCAGTTGGTACAGAAGCAGATATTACAGAATTAGACGATTATGAAGAAAGACAAATGTTTTTAGCAGATATTGGCTTAGAAGAAGCGGGTGTTTCTAGATTGGTTCGTTCTGCATATAAATTGTTAAACTTACAGACTTATTTTACTGCAGGTGTAAAGGAAGTTAGAGCTTGGACAATTCCTATTGGTTCTACAGCGCCTCAAGCTGCAGGAGTGATACATACAGATTTTGAAAAAGGGTTTATTAGAGCAGAAACAATTGCTTATGAAGACTTTGCTACTTATGGTTCTGAAGCGAAAGTAAAAGAAGCTGGTAAGATGAAAGTAGAAGGTAAAGAGTACGTTGTTAAAGACGGTGATATTATGCACTTTAGATTCAACGTGTAA
- a CDS encoding transglutaminase family protein has translation MWLRVSCNLAFDIDIPTPFILRLRPRSGAEQWIERDEFKITPNIKILEFTDDYGNLYQRFVAPVGKLSIYTSSDVKTSEFVDVNFDAPFIEIEQLPNDVLCYLLPSRYCESDRFNDLANSITLDKPAGYKQVFAIEEWLRTNISYIPGSSDYPISATEVYQKRSGVCRDLAHLGIALCRSLSIPARMVVGYLHQLQPMDMHAWFEAYVGGRWYTFDATQIGQKGGYVTVGYGLDAVDVAIFNQFGPVVHSLEQRINVVQIKN, from the coding sequence ATGTGGTTACGTGTTAGTTGTAATTTGGCTTTTGATATAGATATACCCACTCCTTTTATTTTAAGATTACGCCCTCGAAGTGGAGCAGAACAGTGGATTGAGCGTGACGAATTTAAAATAACACCCAATATAAAAATCCTTGAATTTACAGACGATTACGGTAATTTGTATCAGCGTTTTGTGGCTCCGGTAGGTAAATTATCTATTTATACGAGTTCAGATGTAAAGACTTCTGAATTTGTAGATGTCAATTTTGATGCACCTTTTATAGAAATAGAGCAACTACCTAATGATGTCCTTTGCTATTTATTACCAAGTAGGTACTGTGAGTCAGATCGTTTTAATGATTTAGCAAATTCTATTACTCTAGATAAACCCGCTGGTTATAAACAAGTATTTGCAATAGAAGAATGGCTGAGAACTAATATAAGTTATATTCCAGGAAGTAGCGATTACCCTATTTCTGCCACAGAAGTGTATCAGAAACGCTCTGGAGTTTGTAGAGATTTAGCCCATTTAGGTATAGCATTATGCAGAAGTTTAAGTATTCCTGCTCGTATGGTCGTTGGTTATTTACACCAATTACAACCTATGGATATGCATGCTTGGTTTGAGGCTTATGTTGGTGGGCGATGGTATACTTTTGATGCTACTCAAATCGGACAAAAAGGAGGGTATGTAACTGTAGGTTATGGTCTTGATGCAGTAGATGTTGCTATTTTTAATCAATTTGGACCTGTTGTTCATTCTTTAGAACAACGTATTAATGTGGTACAAATTAAAAATTAA